The proteins below come from a single Salvelinus fontinalis isolate EN_2023a chromosome 1, ASM2944872v1, whole genome shotgun sequence genomic window:
- the tex36 gene encoding testis-expressed protein 36 — protein MTKGGKKYSSMEKDGKWLAHAGLPANDTSKRETCTSTGYMMSQSEPLPPASSTEKYPKIFINTEQKTMGRVYPFSAHDNQAALQDSINVFDDGLGRKKCLDERRQHNSHFCLCHHGSVSGVGETRGDFSAYQTDYQDRQDTEGSSTSRRFPSNHLDRSTVAAAAQAGEHFMWFGRHDEDRPVPLEVLAATNCSSSSKPSRHSYQIRY, from the exons ATGACAAAAGGTGGTAAGAAATACTCATCAATGGAAAAGGATGGCAAATGG TTGGCTCATGCAGGTTTACCAGCAAATGACACCAGTAAACGGGAGACGTGCACCAGCACAGGGTATATGATGTCTCAGAGTGAACCACTACCTCCAGCATCTAGCACAGAGAAGTATCCCAAGATCTTCATCAACACAGAACAG AAAACCATGGGAAGAGTTTATCCATTCTCAGCCCATGATAACCAAGCTGCACTGCAAGATAGCATCAATGTATTTGATGAT GGATTAGGCCGCAAGAAGTGCCTGGACGAGCGTAGACAACATAACTCCCACTTCTGCCTGTGCCACCATGGAAGTGTGAGTGGCGTGGGGGAGACGAGGGGAGACTTCTCAGCCTATCAGACAGACTACCAGGACCGCCAGGACACAGAGGGCTCCTCCACCAGCAGGCGTTTTCCCAGTAACCATCTTGATAGGTCCACTGTGGCAGCTGCTGCCCAGGCAGGAGAGCACTTTATGTGGTTCGGGAGGCATGATGAGGACCGTCCTGTGCCCCTTGAAGTGCTGGCAGCTACCAACTGCTCCTCCTCATCCAAGCCGTCCAGACACTCCTACCAGATCAGGTATTAG
- the dhx32b gene encoding putative pre-mRNA-splicing factor ATP-dependent RNA helicase DHX32, with translation MAQGKTGEKYWEDRVAFETEGAGQEVVEYGDVLELNRFDGLPYSSRYYTLLKERMDLPVWKAKCDFMDKLANRQFIIVSGTARTGRSSQIPQWCAEFCLSVQYQNGMVVCTQVHRQHTVDLALRVADEMDVNIGHEVGYSIPLETCCSGDTVLRYCTDDMLLREMMSDPMLEHYGVIVIDQAHERTVSTDVLLGLLKDITLQRPELRVVLLTATHPGPKLLGHYRNVPLIQLEGVCSAEVVYTGTSHKDYFCSALRLVLEIHHSQEEGDIVVFLATTQEIDLARDILLREEVNIPPHLGELLPISVHPGLGGTLPMPGEEEGRCRRVFLTSSPNEDLFWAVHMLNFVIDAGVQKRNVYNPRIRANSVAIQPISRIQAESRKQLVGPTGKSFCLYPEDTPLPSETRPHILESDITSTVLFLKRMDIGGLGRCDFIDRPDPEGLMQALEELDYLAALDDDGNLSEIGIIMSEFPLEPQMAKTLLASCEFDCVNEVVTIVAMLTAPSCFLVPSRELRLEASQCHLKFQHPEGDHFTLINIYKAFKQNQHEPFVSVEKWCQDYFLSLSALQTADAIRSELTDILRRIELPVSMPSFGSKGNTLNIKRALLAGFFMQVARDVDSSGNYFMLTHKHVAQIHPFSAYGTKTPKLGLPEWVLFHQYSFSEDNCIRTVSHISPEEFIQMAPQYFFFNLPPSESKDILQNILDNGAEHYKAKKIQKSPGLESIPEVTASCVIQ, from the exons ATGGCGCAGGGCAAAACCGGAGAGAAATATTGGGAGGATAGAGTAGCCTTCGAAACAGAAGGAGCAGGTCAAGAAGTTGTAGAATATGGTGATGTTTTGGAGCTTAATCGATTTGACggactaccctactcctctcgaTATTACACATTACTGAAGGAAAGGATGGATCTGCCAGTTTGGAAAGCCAAGTGTGATTTCATGGACAAGCTGGCCAACAGGCAGTTTATTATTGTCTCTGGCACTGCAAGAACTGGCAGAAGCTCTCAG ATTCCCCAGTGGTGTGCAGAGTTCTGCCTGTCTGTCCAGTACCAGAATGGCATGGTGGTGTGCACCCAGGTCCACAGGCAACATACAGTGGATCTGGCCCTGCGTGTAGCTGATGAGATGGACGTCAACATTGGCCATGAAGTGGGCTACAGCATCCCCCTAGAGACATGCTGCTCTGGTGACACTGTTCTCAG GTACTGCACTGATGACATGCTGCTCAGAGAGATGATGTCAGACCCCATGCTGGAGCACTACGGCGTCATCGTCATCGACCAAGCCCACGAGAGGACGGTCAGTACAGATGTTCTACTGGGCCTTCTCAAAGACATCACCCTGCAGAGGCCCGAGCTCCGCGTGGTGCTCCTCACAGCTACACACCCAGGACCCAAACTACTGGGCCACTACAGGAATGTCCCACTGATCCAGCTGGAGGGGGTATGTTCAGCGGAGGTGGTGTATACTGGTACCAGCCACAAGGACTACTTCTGCTCTGCCCTGCGTCTGGTTCTGGAGATACACCACTCCCAAGAGGAAGGGGATATAGTCGTGTTTTTGGCCACAACTCAA GAGATAGATCTTGCCCGTGATATCCTCCTTCGCGAGGAGGTCAATATACCCCCACATCTAGGGGAACTTCTCCCTATCTCGGTGCACCCTGGGCTGGGTGGAACTCTGCCCATGCCGGGTGAAGAGGAAGGCCGGTGCAGAAGAGTATTCCTCACCTCCAGTCCAAATGAAGACCTCTTTTGGGCTGTGCACATGCTGAACTTTGTCATTGATGCCGGTGTCCAGAAAAGAAAT GTTTATAACCCTAGGATCAGGGCGAACTCAGTCGCCATTCAACCTATCAGTCGGATCCAAGCAGAAAGCCGCAAACAGCTTGTAGGACCAACAG GGAAGAGTTTTTGTCTGTACCCAGAGGACACACCCCTGCCCAGTGAGACACGCCCCCACATCCTTGAGTCTGACATCACATCCACGGTGCTCTTCCTGAAGAGGATGGACATCGGCGGTCTGGGCCGCTGTGACTTTATCGACAGGCCAG ATCCTGAGGGTCTGATGCAAGCCTTGGAGGAACTGGACTATCTAGCAGCCCTGGATGACGATGGGAACCTGTCGGAGATCGGCATCATCATGTCTGAGTTCCCCCTGGAGCCCCAGATGGCCAAGACACTACTGGCCTCCTGCGAGTTTGACTGTGTCAACGAGGTGGTCACCATAGTCGCCATGCTGACAG CACCAAGCTGCTTCCTGGTCCCCTCAAGGGAGTTGAGGCTAGAGGCCTCTCAGTGTCACCTGAAGTTCCAGCACCCAGAGGGAGACCACTTCACCCTCATCAACATCTACAAGGCTTTCAAACAGAACCAGCATGAGCCTT TTGTCAGTGTGGAGAAGTGGTGTCAGGACTACTTCCTGAGTCTGTCTGCCCTGCAGACGGCTGATGCTATCCGCTctgagctgactgacatcctgaGGAGGATAGAGCTGCCTGTCTCCATGCCTTCCTTTGGCTCCAAGGGAAACACTCTCAACATTAAGAGAGCGCTGCTAGCTGGCTTCTTCATGCAG GTGGCAAGGGATGTGGATTCATCAGGGAATTACTTCATGTTGACACACAAGCACGTGGCCCAGATCCACCCTTTCTCTGCCTACGGCACCAAGACACCCAAACTGGGCCTGCCGGAGTGGGTCCTCTTCCATCAGTACTCCTTCTCAGAGGACAACTGCATCCGCACCGTGTCCCACATATCACCAGAGGA GTTCATTCAGATGGCTCCACAGTACTTCTTCTTCAACCTGCCTCCCAGCGAGAGCAAGGACATCCTCCAGAACATCTTAGACAATGGAGCTGAACACTACAAAGCGAAGAAGATTCAAAAGAGCCCCGGCCTAGAGAGCATACCAGAAGTCACCGCCAGTTGTGTCATACAATGA